A portion of the Micromonospora tarapacensis genome contains these proteins:
- a CDS encoding ABC transporter permease: protein MSALAHVPTAPGQPASPPPAARRGRLLPYLLLLPGAAWLFLFFAVPLAQLAAASLYDPTGSLSTGYALTWSFGNYPAALETYWPQFGRSFLFAGIALVLALLMGYPLAYAIAQKAGRWKNLLLVCVIAPMFTSFLVRTLAWKTILSDNGWLVGLLRDVHLLGPDGRLLATPIAVVLGLTYNFLPFLVLPLYASLERLDYRLLEAASDLYASPLKTFRRVTLPLSMPGLIAGTLLFFIPATGDYINAELLGTPNEYMIGNVIDSAFLVRLDYPQGAALSFLLMSAILAVVFVYLRRAGTEEVL, encoded by the coding sequence ATGAGCGCGTTGGCTCACGTACCCACCGCACCGGGGCAGCCGGCGTCGCCGCCGCCGGCTGCCCGCCGGGGTCGGCTGCTGCCGTACCTGCTGCTGCTGCCCGGCGCGGCCTGGCTGTTCCTCTTCTTCGCCGTGCCGCTGGCCCAGCTCGCCGCCGCCAGCCTCTACGACCCCACCGGCTCGCTCTCCACCGGGTACGCGCTGACCTGGTCCTTCGGCAACTACCCGGCCGCACTGGAGACCTACTGGCCGCAGTTCGGCCGGTCGTTCCTCTTCGCCGGCATCGCGTTGGTGCTGGCGCTGCTGATGGGCTACCCGCTGGCGTACGCGATCGCGCAGAAGGCCGGCCGGTGGAAGAACCTGCTGCTGGTCTGCGTGATCGCCCCGATGTTCACCAGCTTCCTGGTGCGTACGCTGGCCTGGAAGACCATCCTGTCGGACAACGGTTGGCTGGTCGGGCTGCTGCGCGACGTGCACCTGCTCGGTCCCGACGGTCGGCTGCTGGCCACCCCGATCGCGGTGGTGCTCGGGCTGACGTACAACTTCCTGCCGTTCCTGGTCCTACCGCTGTACGCCAGCCTGGAACGGCTCGACTACCGGCTGCTGGAGGCCGCCAGCGACCTGTACGCCAGCCCGTTGAAGACGTTCCGCCGGGTCACCCTGCCGCTGTCGATGCCCGGACTGATCGCCGGCACCCTGCTCTTCTTCATCCCGGCGACCGGTGACTACATCAACGCCGAACTGCTGGGCACCCCGAACGAGTACATGATCGGCAACGTCATCGACTCGGCCTTCCTGGTCCGGCTGGACTACCCGCAGGGCGCGGCGCTGTCGTTCCTGCTGATGTCGGCGATCCTCGCGGTGGTCTTCGTCTACCTCCGTCGCGCCGGCACCGAGGAGGTCCTGTGA